From the genome of Amylibacter sp. IMCC11727:
GCCCCGTTCAAATTGAGGTTGTGACATGGCTGTCCCTAAGAGTAAGATTACCAATTCCCGTCGCGGCAACCGCCGCTCCCACGATGCATTGGTTGCGGACAATCCGAACGAATGCCCAAACTGTGGCGAACTGAAGCGCCCACACCA
Proteins encoded in this window:
- the rpmF gene encoding 50S ribosomal protein L32, which encodes MAVPKSKITNSRRGNRRSHDALVADNPNECPNCGELKRPHHVCGACGHYADREVVAVVEDIDIDEDAA